Proteins found in one Nitrosopumilus maritimus SCM1 genomic segment:
- a CDS encoding TATA-box-binding protein: MPQTKPIVSVENVVASASVDQKMDLNEITRTFPDVEYHPDQFPGLVFRLKSPKTATLIFTSGKMVCTGSKSEEMARKAVKTVVQKLRKGGIKVKKDAVVEIQNIVASINLGGKIHLEQAARTLPRSMYEPEQFPGLIHRMLDPKTVILLFSSGKLVCTGAKKEPDVYRSVNNLHALLEEKDLMIYD, translated from the coding sequence ATGCCACAAACCAAACCTATCGTAAGTGTGGAAAATGTAGTAGCATCAGCATCTGTTGATCAAAAGATGGACTTGAATGAAATTACAAGAACATTTCCTGATGTAGAATATCATCCTGATCAATTTCCAGGATTAGTTTTCAGATTAAAGAGTCCAAAAACTGCAACATTGATTTTCACTTCAGGTAAAATGGTATGTACCGGTTCTAAATCAGAAGAGATGGCAAGAAAAGCAGTAAAAACAGTTGTTCAAAAACTTCGAAAAGGTGGAATTAAAGTAAAGAAAGATGCGGTTGTAGAAATTCAAAACATTGTTGCATCAATTAATCTTGGAGGAAAAATCCACTTGGAACAAGCTGCAAGAACATTGCCAAGAAGTATGTATGAACCAGAACAGTTTCCAGGACTTATTCATAGAATGCTAGATCCTAAAACAGTCATTTTGTTATTTTCCTCAGGAAAACTTGTCTGTACAGGAGCAAAGAAAGAGCCAGATGTTTACAGATCAGTAAATAATCTACATGCATTACTAGAAGAAAAAGATCTCATGATTTATGACTAG
- a CDS encoding S1C family serine protease: MDKSGVFVGGAIGAVIVVAIFAVLFVSPPESVKPDIVVSNGHGPSTVGEVTPVYSKDLSLIEIFEKSEPGVVRVNVQREEVSDVGGVGSGFVFDKQGHIITNEHVIDDAKKIIITFLDGRSYNAEIIGTDEFTDLAVVKVNADLALLHPLSIGDSSNLKVGEPIAAIGNPFGLSGSMTSGIVSQLGRLLPSGSGYSIPDVIQTDAAINPGNSGGPLLNMRGEIVGINTAIQSATGEFTGVGFAIPSQTVAKIVPTLIEDGDYKHPWIGISGRDIDPDLAKVLELPDAVGFLVVTVIEDSPASKAGLIGSEKTIDVDGVNYPMGGDIILAVDGIEVRKIDDILIHLQRAKSVGDEMVLEVLRDGRTTDISIILQERPNGN, from the coding sequence ATGGATAAATCAGGAGTGTTTGTAGGAGGAGCAATAGGTGCCGTAATTGTAGTAGCAATTTTTGCAGTTTTGTTTGTATCTCCACCTGAATCAGTAAAACCCGATATCGTAGTAAGTAACGGTCATGGTCCAAGTACTGTAGGAGAAGTCACTCCAGTTTATTCAAAAGATCTATCACTAATTGAGATATTTGAAAAATCAGAACCAGGTGTTGTTAGAGTTAATGTTCAAAGAGAAGAAGTGTCAGATGTAGGAGGAGTGGGTTCAGGTTTTGTGTTTGACAAACAAGGTCACATAATAACAAACGAACATGTAATTGATGATGCAAAAAAAATCATCATAACATTTCTTGACGGTAGATCATATAATGCAGAAATTATTGGAACAGATGAATTTACAGACCTTGCAGTAGTAAAAGTAAATGCAGATTTGGCATTATTGCATCCACTCTCAATTGGGGATTCTTCTAATCTCAAAGTAGGAGAGCCCATTGCAGCAATAGGAAACCCATTTGGGCTATCTGGCTCTATGACATCAGGCATAGTTAGTCAATTAGGTCGACTACTTCCATCAGGTTCTGGATATTCAATTCCAGATGTTATTCAAACAGATGCTGCCATCAATCCAGGAAACTCTGGAGGTCCACTGTTGAATATGAGAGGAGAGATTGTAGGAATTAACACAGCAATTCAATCAGCCACAGGAGAATTTACGGGAGTTGGATTTGCAATCCCATCACAAACAGTTGCAAAGATAGTTCCAACATTAATTGAAGATGGAGATTACAAACACCCATGGATTGGAATTTCTGGAAGAGATATTGATCCTGATTTGGCTAAAGTTCTAGAACTTCCAGATGCAGTAGGATTTTTGGTTGTGACAGTGATAGAAGACAGTCCAGCATCAAAAGCGGGACTGATAGGTTCAGAGAAAACAATCGATGTTGACGGAGTAAATTATCCAATGGGAGGAGATATAATTTTAGCAGTAGATGGAATTGAAGTGAGAAAAATAGACGATATTTTGATTCATCTTCAAAGAGCAAAATCAGTTGGAGATGAGATGGTTTTAGAGGTTTTAAGAGATGGTAGGACTACAGACATCTCAATTATTCTTCAAGAAAGACCAAATGGAAATTAG
- a CDS encoding glycosyltransferase → MEIAFDVLNYSLSAILIGICGAWLFLIKSMVDSFRLTPYLDRFENTSKGFPKVSIILPARNEEEFLGKCLDSLIDQDYKDYEIIVIDDSSEDSTGKIISEYAKKNSKVIHVSAREKPEGWMGKNWACMEGYRKATGELLLFTDADTTHKKNVISLAVSHLLSFELDALSTIPKMLTFDFWTNITLPMISTFLHTRFSALNVNNPSKKTGYFFGSFFILKKSTYEQVGMHEGVKHEIIEDGALGKKVKEAGYKMKMVRGEHLVEAVWARDKSTLWNALKRLMIPLYLQSGKIAIGIFFAVLFLLFVPFPIFATSILLPAETLSSKILCATAFAASLLIYIGAVIEAKIGLELKFRYAIFAPLGSLVVVLGFLSGLLQAKKTSSVTWRGRSYSMKDHSQSSISV, encoded by the coding sequence ATGGAAATAGCATTTGATGTTTTGAATTATTCATTATCAGCAATCCTAATTGGAATATGTGGAGCGTGGTTATTTTTGATAAAATCAATGGTTGATTCATTTAGATTAACACCTTACTTGGATAGATTTGAAAATACATCAAAGGGATTTCCCAAAGTTTCAATAATTTTACCTGCAAGAAACGAAGAAGAGTTTCTTGGAAAATGTTTGGATTCATTAATTGATCAGGATTACAAAGATTATGAAATTATTGTAATTGATGATTCATCAGAAGATTCTACGGGAAAAATAATTTCAGAATATGCAAAGAAAAACTCCAAAGTCATTCATGTTTCTGCAAGAGAAAAACCTGAAGGATGGATGGGAAAAAACTGGGCATGTATGGAAGGATATAGAAAAGCAACAGGAGAACTATTGTTATTTACAGATGCAGACACTACACATAAAAAAAATGTCATATCACTTGCGGTCTCACATCTTTTATCATTTGAACTAGATGCATTATCAACCATACCAAAAATGCTCACATTTGATTTTTGGACAAACATTACCCTTCCAATGATTTCTACGTTTTTGCATACAAGATTCTCTGCACTAAATGTGAACAATCCATCAAAAAAGACAGGTTATTTTTTTGGTAGTTTTTTCATTTTGAAGAAAAGTACGTATGAACAAGTTGGTATGCATGAGGGAGTCAAACACGAAATAATTGAAGATGGGGCACTTGGAAAAAAAGTAAAGGAAGCAGGATACAAAATGAAGATGGTAAGAGGAGAACATCTAGTAGAAGCAGTTTGGGCAAGAGACAAAAGTACCCTTTGGAATGCACTAAAAAGATTGATGATACCTTTGTATCTTCAAAGTGGGAAAATCGCAATAGGAATTTTCTTTGCAGTATTGTTTTTGCTTTTTGTACCATTTCCAATTTTTGCAACATCTATTTTGTTACCTGCAGAAACATTATCATCAAAAATTCTTTGTGCAACGGCGTTTGCAGCATCATTGTTAATTTACATTGGAGCAGTGATTGAAGCCAAAATAGGATTAGAATTAAAATTTAGATATGCAATATTTGCTCCACTTGGAAGCCTTGTAGTTGTGTTAGGATTTTTGAGTGGATTATTGCAAGCTAAAAAAACATCATCAGTTACTTGGAGGGGAAGGAGTTACTCTATGAAAGATCACTCTCAAAGTTCGATTAGCGTATAG
- a CDS encoding DUF1512 domain-containing protein, protein MDFTNFDIDQLFGMKDDSNPLMMLIWILPIVIFIFYGQRIQLYVTSGEIKKGIKKLDGFREESRNELITYINKHLSPKNNPEKKIDQFLEYFTIMPVDMDPNGIVEKVQHTVRSREDYTREHVKSLFSEINEIELSKVQTLLEIASSLQMIHKIINHMFLTAKKQNNYPLILPLQMILPFIMEQAEAMKEAIPVFKTGQPVGDGIGPMVVGKMMLNSPKEIISFQTALAQTTFENRNLFLLKAEGPGSTVGRPSDALQSIVSKNKIDAVIMIDAALKMEGEDSASIARGFGAAIGGIGTEKFHIEAVATDNQIPIFSIVVKQSVKEAITLMTKEIADQADDVRSQVYEIILENTKEGQSVVVIGVGNTIGVPQ, encoded by the coding sequence GTGGATTTTACAAATTTTGATATTGATCAATTGTTTGGGATGAAAGACGATTCTAATCCTCTGATGATGTTGATTTGGATTCTACCAATTGTTATTTTCATTTTTTATGGTCAACGAATTCAACTGTATGTCACATCAGGTGAAATAAAAAAAGGAATAAAAAAACTAGATGGATTTCGTGAAGAATCTAGAAATGAATTAATCACTTACATTAACAAACATCTCAGCCCAAAAAATAATCCTGAAAAAAAGATTGATCAATTCTTAGAATATTTTACCATCATGCCTGTTGATATGGATCCTAATGGTATTGTTGAAAAAGTACAACATACTGTAAGGTCAAGAGAAGATTACACTCGTGAACATGTTAAATCACTTTTTTCAGAAATTAATGAAATTGAATTATCTAAAGTCCAAACTTTGCTTGAAATTGCATCTTCATTGCAAATGATACATAAAATTATCAATCACATGTTTTTGACTGCAAAAAAACAAAACAATTATCCGTTAATCTTGCCCCTCCAAATGATTCTTCCTTTTATAATGGAACAGGCAGAAGCAATGAAAGAAGCCATTCCAGTATTTAAAACAGGGCAACCCGTAGGTGATGGAATTGGTCCTATGGTTGTTGGGAAAATGATGTTAAATAGTCCAAAAGAAATCATTTCATTTCAAACAGCACTTGCACAAACTACATTTGAAAATCGAAATCTGTTTTTATTAAAAGCAGAAGGACCTGGTTCCACTGTTGGCAGACCTTCTGATGCATTACAATCAATTGTTTCTAAAAATAAAATTGATGCTGTAATTATGATTGATGCTGCATTGAAAATGGAGGGTGAAGACTCTGCATCTATCGCAAGAGGATTTGGTGCTGCCATTGGTGGTATTGGAACTGAAAAATTCCATATTGAAGCTGTAGCAACTGACAATCAAATTCCAATATTTTCTATTGTAGTAAAACAATCAGTAAAAGAAGCTATTACTCTGATGACAAAAGAAATTGCAGACCAAGCAGATGATGTTCGCTCACAAGTTTATGAAATAATTCTAGAAAATACCAAGGAAGGCCAATCTGTAGTTGTTATTGGTGTTGGAAATACTATAGGAGTTCCTCAATAA
- a CDS encoding tRNA-binding protein, whose product MSHVSYDDFAKLDIRVAKIIDTEPIEGKSRIIKGKIDLGNDDQRDVIIGGAQYFQPEDIVGKTVIVLANLEPKKMAGVESNAMLLAADVDDKPFWLTVKEDVPLGSPIK is encoded by the coding sequence ATGTCGCATGTTTCATATGATGATTTTGCAAAACTCGATATCAGAGTCGCAAAGATTATTGACACAGAACCTATTGAAGGAAAATCTAGAATTATCAAAGGTAAAATTGATTTGGGAAATGATGATCAGCGTGATGTAATTATTGGTGGTGCACAATACTTTCAACCAGAAGATATTGTTGGAAAAACTGTGATTGTTCTTGCAAACTTGGAACCAAAAAAAATGGCTGGAGTAGAATCTAATGCGATGCTTTTAGCTGCAGATGTTGATGATAAACCATTTTGGTTAACTGTTAAAGAAGACGTTCCACTTGGCAGTCCTATCAAATAA
- a CDS encoding type II toxin-antitoxin system RatA family toxin, producing the protein MATIEVKVKINAPVEKVWTVVSDIDNEPKFWKGTKEVRNISKNENTINREITIAFRDQKCMQEVTIDPMKQIHAKFTKGIINGEKIVSVIPEGDETTLQTVWDVKLTGMMSMFTGMIKNHIKSGTEQAMQSIKEEIER; encoded by the coding sequence ATGGCCACAATAGAAGTCAAAGTCAAAATCAATGCACCTGTAGAAAAAGTTTGGACAGTGGTTTCAGATATTGACAATGAACCAAAATTTTGGAAGGGAACAAAAGAAGTTAGAAACATTTCAAAAAATGAAAACACCATCAACAGAGAGATAACAATAGCATTTCGGGATCAAAAGTGTATGCAAGAAGTTACCATAGACCCAATGAAACAGATTCATGCAAAATTTACCAAAGGCATCATTAATGGTGAAAAAATAGTATCAGTAATTCCAGAAGGTGATGAAACTACACTGCAAACAGTGTGGGATGTAAAACTAACAGGAATGATGAGTATGTTTACAGGTATGATAAAAAATCACATAAAAAGTGGTACAGAACAAGCCATGCAAAGCATCAAAGAAGAGATAGAGAGATAG